From Paenibacillus polymyxa, the proteins below share one genomic window:
- a CDS encoding PTS sugar transporter subunit IIC, which yields MANQQKFSYKLQKVAGTIQQNRYMSAISNGLMSTLPFLIIGAFATLFSALAWEPYQNLIAPVKAIIGLASTMTTGIIALYAVFFIAYRLAQAFDKDPLVPAATALLSFLIVTPIQTFDKVRALPLQWLGAQGLFVAMIVGLIAARLYIWIVDRNWTIKMPDGVPPTVVKTFSGLIPAVLVALVFVIVAGLFMQTPFGTVHDFIYTYLQIPLEGLGGSLGALIIALIIMQALWMFGIHGAIVILAIVKPIWMSLDLANLDAFQAGAPLPNTIGLAFWSIYCNYAPMLGFALLLVFLAKSKQLRTIGKLGLPGTFFSIHEPLIFGIPMVLNPLLAIPFIVAPIICAVLGYIATNIGLLPAPIGIYPPFGTPIFALGFIEGSWKLAAAQLVLIPISMLIYYPFFRALDKQALKKEHEAQEQLDKQANETTASPVIL from the coding sequence AAAGTAGCGGGTACAATTCAGCAAAACCGTTACATGAGCGCAATTTCCAACGGGCTGATGTCCACCCTTCCTTTTCTGATTATCGGAGCATTTGCAACCCTCTTCTCTGCACTTGCTTGGGAGCCTTACCAGAATCTTATTGCACCCGTAAAGGCTATAATCGGGTTGGCATCGACAATGACCACTGGCATCATTGCACTGTATGCGGTATTTTTTATCGCCTACAGACTGGCGCAAGCTTTTGACAAGGACCCCCTTGTGCCAGCGGCAACCGCTCTTCTCTCTTTTCTTATCGTTACACCGATCCAAACCTTTGATAAAGTTCGTGCCTTGCCACTTCAATGGCTCGGCGCGCAGGGATTGTTCGTTGCCATGATCGTCGGTTTGATTGCCGCACGGTTGTATATTTGGATTGTCGACCGCAATTGGACGATTAAAATGCCTGACGGGGTCCCGCCTACCGTTGTCAAAACCTTCTCAGGCTTGATCCCAGCTGTCTTGGTAGCCCTTGTGTTTGTTATCGTTGCTGGTTTGTTTATGCAGACTCCATTTGGTACAGTTCACGATTTTATCTACACTTATCTCCAAATACCACTGGAAGGGTTGGGCGGATCACTCGGCGCTTTAATTATCGCGCTAATCATTATGCAGGCTTTGTGGATGTTCGGAATTCACGGTGCAATTGTTATACTCGCTATCGTTAAACCCATCTGGATGAGTCTGGATCTAGCCAACCTTGACGCTTTCCAGGCAGGCGCTCCACTTCCGAACACGATCGGTCTGGCCTTCTGGTCCATCTACTGCAACTATGCACCGATGCTTGGATTTGCTCTGCTATTGGTTTTCCTGGCCAAGAGCAAGCAGCTTCGCACGATCGGCAAGCTTGGTCTTCCGGGTACCTTTTTCTCCATTCACGAGCCGCTGATCTTCGGAATTCCAATGGTATTGAACCCGTTGCTAGCCATTCCGTTTATCGTTGCTCCCATCATTTGTGCGGTACTCGGCTATATTGCCACCAACATCGGCTTGTTGCCTGCACCCATCGGAATTTACCCGCCTTTCGGCACCCCTATCTTTGCTCTGGGCTTCATTGAGGGCAGTTGGAAACTAGCCGCCGCACAATTGGTACTCATTCCGATCAGTATGCTGATCTACTACCCGTTCTTTAGAGCGCTGGATAAGCAGGCTCTAAAAAAGGAACACGAAGCGCAGGAGCAACTGGACAAGCAAGCAAATGAAACTACAGCAAGTCCCGTTATTTTATAA